One Micromonospora eburnea genomic region harbors:
- a CDS encoding DNA polymerase III subunit delta': MPDVFADLVGQDEAVATLRRAAASAAALLRAATAPATRVAGPAAGATSGDSYDELDALAEEFDVEPATGPAGVTAEPGTVEPAQPDGSAETAAPAGGPGAGMTHAWIFTGPPGSGRSVAARAFAAALQCEHGTGCGECPGCHTTMAGTHADVRLVVPEGLSIGVGEMRALVLRAASTPSGGRWQVVIISDADRLTEAAGNALLKAIEEPPPRTVFLLCAPSTHPDDVSVTIRSRCRIVPLRQPPAGAVAEVLVRRDGVAPDVAEWAAAAAQGHVGRARRLARDPEARQRRDAVLAVPRRLTGVGAAFDAASALIEAAEAEAAASVAEIDEAERAALQTALGAGGTGRGAAGAMRGAAGQLKDLEKRQKSRATRAQRDALDRALVDLAGFYRDALVSALRAPVAPVHTDTAAMAEAGARKWDAEGALRRLEAVLECRVAIEANVKPRIAVEAMMLALWKG, from the coding sequence ATGCCGGACGTCTTCGCCGACCTGGTCGGGCAGGACGAGGCGGTGGCGACGCTGCGTCGCGCCGCCGCATCGGCCGCCGCCCTGCTGCGTGCCGCCACCGCGCCCGCGACCCGCGTCGCCGGGCCGGCGGCGGGTGCCACGTCCGGCGACTCCTACGACGAACTCGACGCGCTCGCCGAGGAGTTCGACGTCGAGCCGGCGACCGGTCCGGCCGGGGTGACCGCCGAGCCGGGAACGGTGGAGCCGGCGCAGCCGGACGGATCGGCGGAGACGGCCGCGCCGGCGGGCGGCCCCGGGGCGGGGATGACCCACGCCTGGATCTTCACCGGGCCGCCCGGCTCCGGACGGTCCGTGGCCGCGAGGGCCTTCGCCGCCGCGTTGCAGTGCGAGCACGGCACCGGCTGTGGCGAGTGTCCCGGCTGCCACACCACGATGGCCGGCACCCACGCCGACGTCCGGCTGGTGGTGCCCGAAGGGCTCTCCATCGGTGTCGGCGAGATGCGCGCGCTGGTGCTCCGGGCGGCCAGCACGCCGTCCGGCGGGCGCTGGCAGGTCGTCATCATCTCCGACGCCGACCGGCTCACCGAGGCGGCCGGCAACGCCCTGCTCAAGGCGATCGAGGAGCCGCCACCGCGTACGGTCTTCCTGCTCTGCGCCCCGTCCACGCACCCGGACGACGTCTCGGTGACGATCCGGTCGCGGTGCCGGATCGTACCGCTGCGGCAGCCGCCGGCGGGCGCTGTCGCCGAGGTGCTCGTACGCCGGGACGGGGTCGCGCCCGACGTGGCCGAGTGGGCCGCGGCGGCCGCCCAGGGGCACGTGGGTCGGGCCCGGCGGCTGGCCCGCGACCCGGAGGCCCGGCAGCGCCGCGACGCGGTGCTCGCCGTGCCGCGCCGGCTGACCGGGGTGGGCGCGGCGTTCGACGCGGCCTCCGCGCTGATCGAGGCGGCCGAGGCGGAGGCGGCGGCGTCGGTCGCCGAGATCGACGAGGCGGAGCGGGCCGCGTTGCAGACCGCGCTCGGCGCGGGCGGCACCGGCCGGGGCGCGGCCGGGGCGATGCGTGGTGCCGCCGGCCAGCTCAAGGACCTGGAGAAGCGGCAGAAGTCGCGGGCCACCCGGGCCCAGCGGGATGCCCTCGACCGGGCGCTGGTCGACCTCGCCGGCTTCTACCGGGACGCGTTGGTGAGCGCGCTGCGGGCGCCGGTCGCTCCGGTGCACACCGACACCGCCGCGATGGCCGAGGCCGGCGCGCGGAAGTGGGACGCCGAGGGGGCGCTGCGCCGGCTGGAGGCCGTGCTGGAGTGCCGGGTGGCGATCGAGGCGAACGTCAAACCGCGGATCGCGGTGGAGGCGATGATGCTCGCGCTCTGGAAGGGCTAG
- a CDS encoding YbaB/EbfC family nucleoid-associated protein: MPRGEIDEAWIEEAVRRYRRIETLQAEFDQAVDAVEVTVRSPDGLVEVAVTAGGRITDVRFLAPLHQRSPRDVAGSVRAAVSAAADAAQWAREKLHNETFAAYRPLAGA, encoded by the coding sequence ATGCCGCGGGGGGAGATCGACGAGGCCTGGATCGAGGAGGCGGTGCGGCGCTACCGGCGCATCGAGACCCTGCAGGCCGAGTTCGACCAGGCGGTCGACGCGGTCGAGGTCACCGTCCGCTCGCCCGACGGGCTCGTCGAGGTGGCGGTGACCGCTGGTGGGCGGATCACCGACGTCCGCTTCCTCGCGCCGCTGCACCAGCGCAGCCCCCGGGACGTCGCCGGCTCGGTGCGGGCCGCGGTCAGCGCCGCCGCCGACGCCGCCCAATGGGCCCGGGAGAAGCTGCACAACGAGACCTTCGCGGCGTACCGGCCGCTGGCGGGAGCCTGA
- the tmk gene encoding dTMP kinase, giving the protein MPSSGPARGGTAIESQKNGESPGVSPPAAQADRSGAAAIRSVLRIRPFRRLWIVLGVASFGDWLGLLATSVFAAAQVSGDTAKGAAFGTVIAIRLLPALLLGPVAGVFADRFDRRWTMVICDLLRFVLFASIPLYALTGASGGLVVTWAAIATFLIETVTLMWLPAKEAAVPNLIPRARLETANQLTLITTYGLTPIAAALVAAVLDRSVRGLAGGSMPSWAEPAQLALWVNSFSRLATAIVVAVGIREISQVRTGERESTEQGMVRQFTEGWRFIGQTPLVRGLVLGIFGAFAGGGIVVGTAKFFAASLGAGDAAFFLLFGAIFIGLAIGIGAGPMIVRDMSRRRWFGMSIVLASASVLVLAFAIHLSMAILGAILVGAGAGMAFLAGTTLLGGEVADEVRGRVFAVVQIGTRLVLILAIALSSILVGVGGSRQLSIADLGISVSSTRLLLLAAGVAGIFAGISAFGQMDDKKGVPVLADLWGSIRGRPLMPAEPFASSGLFVVFEGGEGAGKSTQLAALAERLRGQGRDVVVTREPGATAVGERIRALVLETEGAEAPSPRAEALLYAADRAHHVATVVRPALVRGAVVISDRYVDSSLAYQGAGRTLPAEEVSWLSSWATGGLKPDLVVLLDVDPRTGLSRVESRSQGTDRLEAESIAFHERVRYAFLDLAAADPKRYLVLDAARPAEEIAEAVARRVREFLADPAGIVHPRPAHGPDTTVQPELSEAELVAMERRT; this is encoded by the coding sequence ATGCCCAGCTCTGGGCCGGCACGTGGAGGTACGGCCATCGAAAGCCAGAAGAACGGCGAGTCGCCCGGCGTGTCGCCACCCGCGGCTCAGGCCGACCGGTCCGGGGCCGCCGCCATCCGCTCGGTGCTGCGTATCCGGCCGTTCCGCCGGCTGTGGATCGTGCTCGGCGTCGCGTCCTTCGGTGACTGGCTCGGCCTGCTCGCCACCTCCGTCTTCGCCGCCGCCCAGGTCTCCGGCGACACCGCCAAGGGCGCGGCGTTCGGCACGGTGATCGCGATCCGGCTGCTCCCCGCCCTGCTGCTCGGCCCGGTCGCCGGCGTCTTCGCCGACCGCTTCGACCGGCGCTGGACGATGGTCATCTGTGACCTCCTGCGCTTCGTGCTCTTCGCCTCCATCCCGCTGTACGCGCTCACCGGCGCCAGCGGCGGGCTCGTCGTCACCTGGGCCGCGATCGCGACCTTCCTGATCGAGACGGTCACCCTGATGTGGCTCCCGGCCAAGGAGGCCGCGGTCCCCAACCTGATCCCGCGCGCCCGGCTGGAGACGGCCAACCAGCTCACCCTGATCACCACGTACGGGCTCACCCCGATCGCCGCCGCGCTCGTCGCCGCGGTGCTCGACCGCAGCGTGCGGGGGCTGGCCGGGGGCAGCATGCCGAGCTGGGCCGAGCCGGCCCAGCTCGCGCTCTGGGTCAACTCGTTCTCCCGGCTGGCCACCGCCATCGTGGTCGCCGTCGGGATCAGGGAGATCAGCCAGGTCCGGACCGGCGAGCGCGAGTCCACCGAGCAGGGCATGGTGCGCCAGTTCACCGAGGGCTGGCGGTTCATCGGCCAGACTCCGCTGGTCCGTGGTCTGGTGCTCGGCATCTTCGGCGCGTTCGCCGGCGGCGGCATCGTGGTCGGCACGGCCAAGTTCTTCGCCGCCTCGCTCGGCGCCGGCGACGCCGCGTTCTTCCTGCTCTTCGGCGCGATCTTCATCGGCCTGGCGATCGGCATCGGGGCCGGCCCGATGATCGTGCGGGACATGTCCCGGCGGCGCTGGTTCGGCATGAGCATCGTGCTGGCCAGCGCCTCGGTGCTGGTGCTCGCCTTCGCGATCCACCTCTCCATGGCGATCCTCGGCGCGATCCTGGTCGGCGCGGGGGCCGGCATGGCCTTCCTGGCCGGCACCACCCTGCTCGGCGGCGAGGTCGCCGACGAGGTACGCGGCCGGGTCTTCGCGGTGGTGCAGATCGGCACCCGGCTGGTGCTGATCCTGGCCATCGCGCTGAGCAGCATCCTGGTCGGGGTCGGCGGCTCGCGCCAGCTATCCATCGCCGACCTGGGCATCTCGGTCTCCTCGACCCGGCTGCTGCTGCTCGCCGCGGGCGTCGCCGGCATCTTTGCCGGGATCAGCGCGTTCGGCCAGATGGACGACAAGAAGGGCGTGCCGGTCCTCGCCGACCTGTGGGGCTCGATCCGGGGCCGCCCGCTGATGCCGGCCGAGCCCTTCGCCTCCAGCGGCCTCTTCGTGGTCTTCGAGGGCGGCGAGGGCGCCGGCAAGTCCACCCAGCTCGCCGCGCTCGCCGAGCGGCTGCGCGGCCAGGGGCGGGACGTCGTGGTCACCCGCGAGCCCGGGGCCACCGCCGTCGGTGAGCGGATCCGCGCGCTGGTGCTGGAGACCGAGGGGGCCGAGGCCCCGTCGCCGCGCGCCGAGGCGCTGCTCTACGCCGCCGACCGGGCGCACCATGTCGCCACCGTGGTCCGGCCGGCGCTGGTCCGGGGCGCGGTGGTGATCAGCGACCGGTACGTCGACTCGTCCCTGGCCTACCAGGGGGCCGGTCGTACGCTGCCGGCGGAGGAGGTCTCCTGGCTCTCCTCGTGGGCCACCGGCGGGCTCAAGCCCGACCTGGTGGTGCTCCTCGACGTCGACCCGCGCACCGGCCTGAGCCGGGTCGAGTCCCGCAGCCAGGGCACCGACCGGCTGGAGGCCGAGTCGATCGCGTTCCACGAGCGGGTCCGGTACGCCTTCCTCGACCTGGCCGCCGCCGACCCCAAGCGTTACCTGGTGCTCGACGCCGCCCGGCCGGCCGAGGAGATCGCCGAGGCGGTCGCCCGCCGGGTGCGGGAGTTCCTGGCCGACCCGGCCGGCATCGTGCACCCGCGGCCGGCCCACGGCCCGGACACCACGGTCCAGCCCGAGTTATCCGAGGCGGAGCTGGTGGCCATGGAGCGCCGCACCTGA